A genome region from Sebastes umbrosus isolate fSebUmb1 chromosome 22, fSebUmb1.pri, whole genome shotgun sequence includes the following:
- the LOC119482030 gene encoding probable E3 ubiquitin-protein ligase ARI5 — MTTQGQQEKRYDPKDTTLKFVNRPDDLDPLPPEEGDECLRAEMSCGHAVTPESLTGWCRSLLDQGHHKFKCPALKNGTLEKCDAKWSYQEVRRLAVLTAKEMEYFEENIARLAATEYCEYKTCPGCKTYLEREDLSNLSVQCIVCTADNKKVYEFCWQCLKQWKGAAPRSDRCDNDGCINHDLELLKNCKTTALPQVEGVDACPSIRACPTCGQRVEHDKTGCKNIICPRCQVEFCFVCLKLTPECLKTSSYFIACSDGVAPRQTSIPVWRRN; from the exons ATGACTACACAGGGTCAGCAGGAGAAAAGATACGACCCCAAAGACACGACCCTGAAGTTTGTCAACAGGCCGGATGATCTGGATCCACTAC CCCCAGAGGAGGGAGATGAGTGTCTCCGAGCAGAGATGTCCTGCGGTCATGCCGTCACCCCAGAGTCTCTCACTGGCTGGTGTCGCAGCCTGCTGGATCAG GGCCACCACAAATTTAAGTGCCCTGCTTTAAAGAACGGCACCTTGGAGAAGTGTGATGCAAAGTGGTCTTATCAAGAGGTGCGCAGGCTGGCAGTGCTGACAGCCAAAGAGATGGAGTACTTTGAAGAGAACATCGCCCGTCTGGCTGCCACAGAATACTGTGAATACAAAACA TGTCCTGGGTGTAAAACCTATCTGGAGAGAGAGGACCTGAGTAACCTCAGCGTGCAGTGCATAGTCTGCACAGCAGACAACAAGAAAGTCTACGAGTTCTGCTGGCAGTGTCTGAAGCAGTGGAAGGGTGCAGCTCCACGCTCTGACCGCTGCGACAACGACGGCTGTATCAACCACGACCTCGAGCTCCTCAAGAACTGCAAGACCACCGCCCTACCTCAGGTGGAGGGAGTTGACGCCTGTCCCTCCATCCGGGCCTGTCCCACCTGTGGTCAGAGGGTGGAGCACGACAAAACTGGCTGCAAGAACATCATCTGTCCTCGCTGTCAGGTCGAGTTCTGCTTTGTGTGTCTGAAGCTCACTCCTGAGTGCTTGAAGACGAGCTCTTACTTCATCGCCTGCAGTGATGGTGTGGCTCCCAGACAAACCTCCATACCTGTGTGGCGCAGAAACTAA
- the LOC119482033 gene encoding uncharacterized protein LOC119482033, translating to MTTQGQQEKRYDPEDTGLKFVSRPDDLDPLPPEEGDECLRTEMSCGHAVTPESLTGWCRSLLDQGQYKFKCPALKNGTLEKCDAKWSYKEVRRHALLTDEEMEYFEENIARLAATEYCEYKTCPGCKTYLERADLTNLSVQCIVCTADKKKVYEFCWQCLKQWKGAARRSDRCDNDGCINHDLELLKNCKTTALPEVKGVDACPSIRVCPTCGQRAAHDKTGCKNIICPRCQVEFCFVCLKLTPECLTTSSYYDACSDGVAPRQTSIPVWRRN from the exons ATGACTACACAGGGTCAGCAGGAGAAAAGATACGACCCCGAAGACACGGGCCTGAAGTTTGTCAGCAGGCCGGATGATCTGGATCCACTAC CCCCAGAGGAGGGAGATGAGTGTCTCCGAACAGAGATGTCCTGCGGTCATGCCGTCACCCCAGAGTCTCTCACTGGCTGGTGTCGCAGCCTGCTGGATCAG GGCCAGTACAAATTTAAGTGCCCTGCTTTAAAGAACGGCACCTTGGAGAAGTGTGATGCAAAGTGGTCTTATAAAGAGGTGCGAAGGCACGCACTGCTGACAGACGAAGAGATGGAGTACTTTGAAGAGAACATCGCCCGTCTGGCTGCCACAGAATACTGTGAATACAAAACA TGTCCTGGGTGTAAGACCTATCTGGAGAGAGCGGACCTGACTAACCTCAGCGTGCAGTGCATAGTCTGCACAGCAGACAAGAAGAAAGTCTACGAGTTCTGTTGGCAGTGTCTGAAGCAGTGGAAGGGTGCAGCTCGACGCTCTGACCGCTGCGACAACGACGGCTGTATCAACCACGACCTTGAGCTCCTCAAGAACTGCAAGACCACCGCCCTACCTGAGGTGAAGGGAGTTGACGCCTGTCCCTCCATCCGGGTCTGTCCCACCTGTGGTCAGAGGGCGGCGCACGACAAAACTGGCTGCAAGAACATCATCTGTCCTCGCTGTCAGGTCGAGTTCTGCTTTGTGTGTCTGAAGCTCACTCCTGAGTGCCTGACGACGAGCTCTTACTACGACGCCTGCAGTGATGGTGTGGCTCCCAGACAGACCTCCATACCTGTGTGGCGCAGAAACTAA